In bacterium, the genomic stretch ACATTGCCGCGACTGGAATTTTTGACCCCTAAAGTAATTACCGGATCATGTTCGAGAAGGATTAAAACACCTGGTATATCGCCCACTGCGCAGCGGTCATGCAGATCGTTTTGCAGCTTCAAGGCGTCGGAGTAACATATGCGGCCGATATCTTGAAGCAGACAAGCCTTTGTGCAAGATTGGGCGTGAATATCAGGTGTGGACATATCTTGCACTGCGTAGTCTCCTCCGTTATAAGTTCCTGGCGGCTTGACTCAGTATACCTACTCAAGTGCACACGGTCAAGCAGAACCGGAAGCAGGAGGAAAGCCCAACATCTGAGCTCGAACACCACGCTCTTCAGCCACACGATGTAAAACTGATAGCGATCTTTCGATATGAGCCTTTGCAATCTGCGCAGAAAGATCGGCATTGCCGGACACAATTGCGTCAACTAGATCATCATGAACATCTGGAACTATCTTGCTCGGAGGCAGCCAGTACACATTATACATGGTGTTCGTAATCACGCGTGAGTTTGAAATCATACGGGCAAGTATGCGAGAACCTGAACACTTTGCAATAAATGAGTGTATGCTGACATCGATATCTCGAACCTTGTCTCGATCTCCTGCCGTTGCGCTCGTTTTATATTTCTCTGCCAACTCCTTGAGTTTGGCGCGCTGCTCATCAGTAGCTCGAACGGCACAAAGACGCACAGCTACCTGCTCAAGCGAAGAGCGTATCATGATTATGGACTCAATCTCCTCAACCGAAGACATGTCCACAACCTGTGCGCCGCAGTTCGGCTTTGATACCACCAAACCGTCGTGTTCAAGCCGTCGGATTGCTTCCACAATCGGTATATTGCTGGTACTGAGCCGCTTCGCGAGGTCGCGCTGAATCAGCCTCATTCCAGGCTTGAGTTCGCCGCGCTCGATCATACTGCGTATTTCTTTGTATATGTGCTCGGACGCAGTTCCACTTTCTCTCGCCAATGTATTCCTCCTCATATAAGAAGCCCGTACCAACAGCTCTGTGGCATTTACATCTTCTGCTGAGGCGCGGTGTGCTATGACTGATGCCAGTCGATAACCTACTGGAAAGCATATTCAACACACTGCTTGTTGACCTATTTTATTATTGTCAAATTTCTTCGCGTTGTCAATCGATACTGCTACATCATTTGTAATCTGAATACCAATCGGCACACGCTGCCGGTATCGAAATTTTTGCACATACCGGAGCACATCTCAAATGTGACCCCTTTTGCAAGCTCACTTGTCCAGCCGGAAAACTCGTTGCCGCATATTCGATCCGCTATTGATTCCGAAAGATGCGTCCTGCCACTGCTTTTTAAGACCTCATACCAGGGACACTTGGTGATTGTGAAAACCAGTTCGTTATCACCCATCTCCACATTGAAATCGTAACCCTCTGATGTCAACTTGAGCTGGAATGCTTTCGCAAGATCATCAAGGTCGCCGCCAGCAAGGTCAAGAATTTCCTTAGCCTTACGTGCCTGAATCTTGTACATCACTGACCATACGGACTCGTCGAGGTCCATCGCATCGTCCGAAGAAAAGCGCTCCTCGACATTCAGAAACCACAGACCGTCTACAGCTAAGTATGATCTGCGCAGAAAATCAGCTATTTGAGCATCGGAAAAACACTGTTTCATGTTCAACCCCGTTGTCTATTGCAACCATATACCTGCAATAATTTACACAGAGACTCTTAAGAATCCTGCCCAGACCACTTGAATAGTTGCTGAAAGTGGGGTATACATGTGCCATGTAATGCATATGTTGATAGATGCGCATCGGACTGACGGCAGTTCTCGATTTACACTCGAAAATTGGAGGTGGAGATCGTGGAGCGAGTTTATAGAAACAAATTCGACAGGAAACTCGGAGGCGGCTTGAAAGATATGCCGCGATGTGAGCGCTGTGGTAAACCCGTCAAGATCACCAGCGATGACTGCACACGCGAGGAAATCCTATGCCCCTGCTGCGCAGCTGAAGCCAAAGCCACTGCTGTGGATGAATATGAGATACGTAGATAAGAAATTTCCCCGCTGATACGGCTTTCGCATAAGTTATCAGCCAATCCGCCATAGACGAACGTGGTGCGTTCGTGCACGACTGGAACGATCTTGCACGGCTTATATGCAGGCTTGACTTACCTATGTTACTAGGGTATGATAGCCTCAATATAGCAAATAGTCTGTTGAAGTTCTTGGCTGGTCATTGCCCAAAAGGCAGTGCCAGCCTGATGTGCGTACAGGAAGTATCGCTTGGAGGCATCCCAAGATGTATTCATGGAGTGAGAGGCTGGATATAGCCATACTAAACAATGATATTGCCAATATAAACAGACTACTTCACGCCTCGCAGGCTTATAAGACGCTGGACAAGGTCTTTATACACTCGGGACCTAGAAAGGCACGACATAACGGCAGACTTCATATTGCCGCATACTCGAACAGTGTGAAAGCAGCACAGATCCTCATCCAATACGGAGAAGATGTAAACTCAAGGAACTGCATCGGTGATACACCCCTGCATGTGGCAGCCAGATACAATGCATGGGAAACTGCCGATCTGCTTATAAGCTGTGGAGCGGAAGTAGACATACAAAATAAAGACTCCCAAACGCCTATGGACATAGCGTTGAGTTGTGGAAACCATCATCTGGCCGAACTACTTATGCTCGTACAAAGACAGAGCATGTACGGCTGACGACAAAGGAGTATGCAATGAATAAACGCACTATATTTGTTACCGAATACGACTTGCAACGTCTCCAAACACTTATAAACAACCCGGGCAGACTTGAACATCCTCAGCCTGAAAATATAAGTTCACTTAAAAATGAGCTTGCCCGCGCTCGAATAGTGGCACCAAAAGATATTCCACCCGATGTGGTCACTATGAACTCCATCGTTCACCTAGCGGATATGGAAACGGGTGAAGAAGAAATCTATACCCTGGTTTTTCCTTCGGATGCGGATGTAGCAGAATGCCGTATCTCGGTCCTTGCTCCAATAGGCACCGCTATGCTTGGATACAAGACAGGTGACACATTCACATGGCCCGTGCCGGGAGGCAAAAGACACCTTATGGTGAAAGAAGTAATCTATCAGCCAGAGGCTTCCGGAGACTACCACTTGTAATCTGGAACAAAGCCCAAATCGTTTTTTGTTTGACTATGCAAGCGCCATCATGCTATTATTTTGTGTGCGTGGAGTGGTGTCCGAGTTGGCCGAAGGAGCAGCACTGGAAATGCTGTAGGGGGGCAACTCCCTCCAGGGTTCGAATCCCTGCCACTCCGCCACAAGTCAGGTGATGGGTGTTAGGGATCAGGTGTTGGAAATCTAGAGCGAACACTTATTACCACATATTCCTCGGCTGAACCTCATTATCCACCTCATAGTATGACCCAAGCGGCATCTTTACCAAATGACTGCGTTTGTGCTATCCTTGTGGTGAACAAGGAGATGGTCTTCTAATGAATTACTGCAGAGAATGCATACTTAAACTCACACCATATGTCCCCGGCAAGCCTATTGAAGAGGTCAAGCGTGAATTGGGAATAGACGATGTCATAAAAATGGCTTCCAACGAAAACCCATTCGGGCCTTCACCCAAGGCAATCGAGGCGATTAAAGCCGGTGCAGAAAATGTCTCGCTCTACCCGGATGGAAGCTGTTATGAACTCAGGCAGGCTCTTGCGCCGTTCCTGGGAGTGGACACGGACATGCTCTTTTTTGGAGCAGGCGGAGATGAGGTCATATTCTACCTGGGCACGGCATTCCTGGAAGAAAACGATGAGATCATACAGGCCGACCCCACATTCGGTGAATATAAGGCTGCATCGACCATAATGAACTGCAACGCACATTGCGTGGCCGTCAAGGACTGGACGCACAACCTTGACGCTATGCTCGAAATGGTCAATGAGCACACCAAAATTTTTGTGATTACCAACCCGAACAATCCCACAGGCACCCTGGTCCCTGCGGATGAGATAGAGCGGGTGATGGATACACTGCCGGAGCGCTGCATCGTGCTGCTGGACGAGGCGTATTACGAATATGTCGACGATCCGAACTACACCCGTGCCGTTCAATGGGTCAAAGAAGGACGTAATGTGCTTGCTCTGCGCACATTCTCCAAGGTTTACGGCCTGGCCGGACTGCGTATCGGCTACGGCATCGCGCCCGCACACATCACCGACATGCTCGAACGAGTTAGAGCGCCGTTCAATGTCAACAGCATCGCTCAGTCGGCTGCTATAGCCAGCATCGGTGATACTGAGCAGGTCAGGCGCACAAGAGAACTCAATAAGCGTGCAAAAGAGTATTTCTACCGCGAGCTCGACGCAATGGGCATCGAATATACGCCCACGCAGGCCAACTTCCTGTGGATCGATACGGGCAGAGACTGCCAGATGGTCTTTAAGGAACTGATGAAACGCGGAGTTATCGTGCGGACGGGAGACATATTCGGCTGCCCGACACATATCCGCGTCACCACCGGAACAGATGAGCAAAACGAGCGGTTCATCAAAACGTTCAAGGAGGTGCTTGTGCTGTGATTATCATTCTATCGCCGACTGCCACCGACAGCGATCTTGATGAACTGCTCAGTAACCTGAAGGACCGCGGTTATGGTGTGCACCTTTCCAAGGGTGTCGAAAAGACTATCGTAGGTGTCATCGGCGCGCACGACGAGGCCAAGCCGATGATCGCCGAGCAGCTTTCGTCACTTGCATACGTCGAGGGTGTGATCCCAATCCTCAAGCCCTACAAGATCGTCGGCAGGGACTTTCACCCGGACAAGACTATAATTTCGGTGCGTGGAGTCGATATCGGTGGGCAGAAGATAGTCGTTATGGCCGGGCCATGCTCGATAGAAACCGAGGAGCAGACACTTGAAGTGGCCAAAGCAGTTAAAGCAGCCGGGGCGACAATACTGCGAGGCGGAGCGTTCAAACCCAGCACTTCGCCATACAGCTTCCATGGCCTTGGTGAAGATGCTCTAAAAATGCTTGCTGCCGCGCGGGAAGTTACTGGTATGCCCATTATCACTGAAGTGATGGATGCGCGCGATATCGAGCTGGTCTCGAAATACGCCGATATACTCCAGATCGGCACGCGGAATATGGCCAACTACTCTCTGCTGCAGGAACTTGGCAACGTGAAGAAGCCTGTAATGCTCAAGCGCGGAATGGCCTCGACCATTGAGGAATGGCTCCAGGCGGCGGAATATATCGCCAGCAGCGGCAATGATGAAATTATTCTCTGTGAGCGCGGAATACGCACATTCGAGACATTTACGCGAAATACCTTCGACGTAAGCGCAATTCCGGCGCTGCTTGGGCTGACTCACCTGCCGATAATCGCTGATCCGAGCCATGGCACCGGTAAGTTCAGCCTTGTATCTCCGGTCGCCAAGGCAGCAATTGCGGCAGGCGCGGATGGGCTTATGATCGAGGTCCATCCGCATCCTGAAAAAGCCCTAAAGGATGGTCCGCAGTCGCTCACTCCGGCCAACTTCGATACGATGATGAAGGAAATGTCGGCTGTAGCGCGCGCGGTGGGTAGATACGTCTGATGCCCACGGCAGGCAAAGACAACTTCATATTCGACACCGTGGCTATCGTAGGAGTCGGGCTGATTGGTGGTTCGCTCGGAATGGCCATGAAAAAACATGACCTGGCTGGTCGTGTAATCGGCATCGGACGTACTGAACAGAAGCTGATGCGCGCGAAAATACTCGGCGCGATAGATGACTACAGCCTGGACCTCGATAATGGCGCCGCCGATGCCGATCTGATCGTGATATGCACACCCGTCTGTCTGATAGCTCCCAGTCTGAAACGTATGGCCTCAAGCATAAAACCCGGCGCTATTGTCACCGATGTCGGCAGCACAAAGAGCCGGGTTATCAAGGAAGTGGAAGCCGTGCTGCCCGAAGGAATTTTCTTTGTGGGCGGCCATCCCATGGCCGGCTCGGAACAAGCCGGAGTGGAATCGGCATCAGCCGATCTGTTTCAGGAAGCAACCTACGCACTTACCACCACCGAAAACACGAACCTTGATGCACTGGGCAAGCTGGCCGCCATGGCAGATTCGATCGGCTCGAACGTGGAGATAATGAACCCCGACGAACATGACCGTGCCGTCGCCATCATCAGTCATTTGCCTCATGTCATCTCCGCAGCCCTGCTCGAAATTGCCGAGCAATCGCAGCACGAATCGGGAAAAGTATTTAGGCTGGCAGCGGGCAGTTTCAGAGACCTCACCCGCGTTTCGGACAGCCCTCCAGAGATTTGGCGTGATATCTGCGCAACCAACAGCAATGCGCTCATTCATGCCATCGAGAAATTTATGCAATCGCTCGATGACTTCAAGATCGCACTGGAAAGCGGCGACGAGGAGGCAATTTCACGCTTCTTTGAGCAGGCGAGCAAGATCAGATCGACATATCAAAGGATTTGTAAATGAGTAAACCCATAATCGCCATAGACGGACCTGCGGGCGCGGGAAAAAGCACTGTCGCGCGCGCGGTTGCCGACAGACTGGGATATTTATATATCGATACGGGCGCAATGTATAGAGCAGTGGCGCTTAAGGTGATACGGGAGGGTATTCCGCTCTCGGACACCGCGAAAATATCGGCACTGGCAAAGCGAACTGATATCAGGTTCGAGATCATAGACGGCATCCAGCATGTGTTCGCCGATGGTGAGGATGTGACAAACGACATCCGTACACCCGAAGCCACTCGTCTCTCCTCACCCGTGAGCGCGATCCAGGGCGTTCGCAGGCGGCTTGTCGAGCTTCAGAGAAATATGGGAGCCGAGGGTGGCATAGTGATGGAAGGGCGCGATATAGGCACGATCGTCTTCCCAAACGCTGAGGTTAAGGTCTTTTTGACCGCATCGGTGACAGAGCGCGCAAGGCGTCGAGTCGAGCAGCAGAAAGAGATGGGCATGGATGCAGATATCGAACAGATTTCCGCTGAGATTCGTGAGCGCGACCTTCGTGACAGTTCACGTGAGCATGCTCCATTGAAGATGGCTCCGGGTGCAGTGCTGCTTGAAACTGATAGCATGTCCGCCGAGCAGGTGGCGGATGCCATCATCAATATCCATAACGAGAAGGTGTCCAAAGCAAAGAGTGAATAAATTCGCGGCAACAACTATACTGCGCCGAAAAGGGCCAAACGGCATCCCCGATGCCAACAGAAGATTAGGTGCGCTTGCTCTGATGTTTTGTGGAGCAGTTCATTTTTTGCAAGCGCCAAACCAAAGCTCGGCAGGAGCCTCGCCCTCCCAGCTTTTTTGGTTTCTTTGTGATATAGGTTAGGCTCAAAGCAGATTCTTCACATTCGTTCAGAATGACAGTTATTGATACGGTATTCCGCTTGTTGATACGGTTTCATTACAATAATCAATATAAAACACTCAATATTCAATCAAGGAAACATGTAGATGCTTTATTGGATAGGCGCGTCGCTTTCGGCGATGGTCTGCAGAATATTTGGCCGTTGGCAGGTTATTGGCCGTGAAAATATTCCCAAAACCGGCGGTGTGATGCTGTGCGGCAACCACGTGAGCTACATCGACCCGCCTGCTCTAGGTGCCCGTGCCAACGGGCGGCCTGTGCATTTCATGGCCAAACTGGAGCTTTTTCAAATACCCATCCTTGGACTGCTCATCAAAGCCGTAGGAGCGTTCCCGGTCAAACGGGGCACAGCGGACAGGGCGGCTCTCAAAAAAGCAATAGAACTGCTGCAATCCGGCGAGGTAGTCGGTATGTTTCCCGAAGGTCAGAGGAGCCTGGACGGCACTCTGCTGCCCGCTGAGGCAGGTGTCGGGATGATTGTGCTGCGGGCGAAGGTTCCCGTAATCCCTGTAGGGCTGATAAACTCAAACAAGCTGCTGCCGCCGCACTCCATCTTCCCCAAGTTTACTCGATTGAAGGTAGTCTACGGTAAACCTGTCCCGCTCGAAGATCTATATGATAAAGGTGGGCGAGAGGCTGTCGAGAAAGTCGGCAGGAGGATCATGGCAGCAATTGGCGAACTGCTGAATAAGTACGGGGACGTTAAGTAACGTTCTGTTCATTTGAGGCTGCGCCCTCACCCTAGCCATCTCCCCCAGGAGAGGTACTGGCTGACATTACTTCCGCTTTTGCTTTATTTTCGGCCTAATGCAGCAACAGATCACAAACTACCATCCTGTGATCCGAATTATGCGTCTTGTATGCACGCACACTCACCGCGTGAAAGCGCTTATCTGCCCAGATTTGATCCACTCTTTGAACCGGAAAATCATTTAGGACCGTGTTGCCCCACCCTACTCCATGCTCAGCAAATGTGTCGTGCATGCGGGGACATAAATGCTCGAATATGTCATCTCCAGCAGGAGCGTTGAAATCACCACCAGCTATTATTGGCAGATGGCGAGGCAGGCCGGCAATAATATTCGCGATCTGTTTTGTCTGATCACGCCGTATGCGCCGATTACCTGCATATTCATTCCAACAGTTCGGTGACCACAGATCAAGACGAACCACGGGCGGCACTAGTCGCAGACTTATTGCCTCCAGCTCAAAGCCGGAGCACAGCTTCACATGCGCCGAGGCGCATATTAGTCTGTTGTCACTTGAAGGAGTATGAGGCTGCACATGTCCACGGGCAAGTATAGAATCATCCGCTGTGCATGTATATCCACCATGGCTGCCGAAGAGTTCTCGCGTCAGGCGCTTTATATCTGATTCACTCGGTGATTCCTGCAGCAGGACAATATCTGGCCGGTATTTCCTAACCTCGGCTGCTGCCTTGGAGTTTCCTCCAGAGCAATTGAGTGTGATTACCCGGACAGCTCTTCCACGATTTACATCTGATTGTAATTGAGCCTTGGAAATGCCCGGCCTGCGAATAATACTTCGAGGCTCTTCATTGAAGACCAGCGCAAAGACAGCCCACATTCCAAAGACTGTAAATAGCCATCTTCTATGCTTTGCCTTAAATGCTGGAACTGTAATAATAATTCCCGGCACGAGCCAGACCCATGCCGGGAAAAACGTGACTGCTGCAAACATATCAGGTTTCAAGCCGTAGCAAAGCGAAACTGCAATGCACAGTAATGCGGATGCTGCTGCAAACCATTGCCTGATATTTGATTTCACAAAGTCATCCTCAGTATGGTTTGATAACTCCGTTTGGCTTGAAACCTCTGGGTGTGGCCACCAACGCATCTATTGCAAAATAATACCGACTATCCGAAGCCCTTCTGCTGTCCGCTCTAAGCCTGAGAATATGCTTACCAGGGAACAAGTTTACAGCACCAATCTTATACCAGCCTAAACCAGGTGCGTAATTATCGACCTTACTGCCTACGGCTGTAACCGGAATCCAGTTAATGTCATCGACCGTGTAGCTCATCGGTGAAGCATCGGACGGAGGTGTTGCCGCGATATATAGCTCATAGCTGGAATTGGTCTTTGCATCTATCGTGAATGTGGCGCAATACGGAGCAAGCGGTGGGTCATCATAAGTATCAAGGACCAGTGCCAGCGCGTTGCTCGCACCTTGAATTGGCATAACATTGTCAAAGTTTTCGGCACGAACCAGTTCACCCTCGAGCCATATGTCCGCACCCATCAAGACCAGCAGGTCTCCCAGGCTGGCTTGAGCCATGCCATAGGCCTGCATATATTGCTTGTTCTTCATGAGTGTCTTTGCGCGGCTGAGACTATCCCTGGGCCTCTGCACGCTGAAGCCGGATCTGTCGGCCTCAGGAATGAGTGCCGCGAGTATGTCGATCTCAGCCTGTGCGGTCTCTGCCGGAAATACCAGACTGAGGTCTATGCCCTTCAACACAGTCGGCACGTCTTTGAGAGTGGTCGTAAACGTGCCTCTGCCTCCTGAAACACGAGCATCCGGTGGAAACAGCACGCTCGGCACTCCTGTGGGAGGGATTTTGATCGTTACATTCTTATCGCCGATCGATGACCAGATATATGTCCTGTCCTCACCGGCCATTGTATAGGCAAAGAGACCGTCGCCGATATAGCTGGTCTTGCCCGTCGTCAGAGTCGGCAGCCACCATGTGTTCGGCAGGAGACGCTTAACGTATGCGCCTGTGGTTATGGAGACCGGATATCCGATCACATCAGGTTTGAAATCAGCAAAACCGGATGGGCGCAGCTTCTCTTTGAAACTCGTGAGTCCATGAATAACGCCTTCGTCCATACTGCCGGCAAAGAAACCCTTGCAGCCGATCTCACGGAACAGATCGAGTGTGCCCGAAATTGCGCTCTCGCTGGAACCAGTAACCTGGGTCGAAGTTGCAATATACCATGTCGTCTTGCCGGACTCTTCCGCAAGCGAGTAGACCGGTCCTATCACCTCACCAACAGACTTCTCACCTGTGCCCTGCACCTGAGCGCTCAGACCGTCGTAGCTGCCTATGCCGTATGGATTGGCATATATGCGGTGAAATTTGTCGCTTTTGAAGATCACCGGCACGTTGGCGCAGTGTTTGCGTATTAAGTCCGAGATCGTGTTCATATATTCCTGGGCGGAAGTGTCACGGTAGTCTACAATATCACGCCAAAGCCCGGTTGTGGTCACATCAATTGAATATAGAAGACCGCTCGCGGGGTTATATGCATACGGCATGCCGCGGCCCGATGCCCACATTGGAACCAGCCGGGTGGCATCCTCAATCGTGTTCAGATTATCGTTCATGCCCCAGCCCGAATTGACACCGCCTTCGTGTTGATATTTGCGGGTCAGATATGCCTCCAGACCAAGCCTGAATCCCGATGAATCGGGTAGAAAACTGACCATATCACCGGTGAAGTCCATCTTGGTCGTGAAAGGTTCCAGGAAAAATCTAAGCCCGGGACCAAATTTGACCTTGCCGAAAAATGCAATCACACGGTCGCGATATTCACCGAAGCCGCCCCATAAATCGTACATAGCGTTCTGTTTGAATGTCTTGTGAGGGTAGACTATCAGCACCTGCTCGGCGCGCAGTGGCTCGCGCAGGTTGATCGTCACTTTTCCGTTTGCGACAACAGCACCACCGCGATTTACTATCGTGTTGTCTAGTCTGTTTATGACCAGATAAATCGCAGAATCGACATCCGGCCAGGAACAGACAATGCTGCGCCGGCTGTCCGGGCCTTCCAGTCTATAGCGATTGGGCGAAATAAGATAACCGCTCAATGGAGCGTTGGGACCATCGTCCATCTCTATCCCGTAATGAAAACCGTTGGAGTCAAGATAATCGATGATCTTCTGCAGTGCGGCAGGATCGACCGAGGTTATAGGGCAGTTCGCCTTCAGGATTATGTCGGTGATGCCACCTGATTTTATTGCATCGAGTGAACTGACATCTGCCTGATAGTCCGCATCTGTCGCGCCAGGCGAAATATAGCGGGAAGTGAATATGCCTCCCACTGGAATATACGGATCATTGTCCCAGAAAAGAGTATGGGCTTCGTTGATGTCCCATACATGCTGGCCGCCCGCTGAATCAACGTATGTACCGGAGGTCTTGTACTTAATCCCATATGCCGCTGATGGAATAGGAAATGCCGCCGCCGACATTATGGCGGCAATTACGAGGGTGGTTAAGAGTGCCGTATGTTGTTTTCTCATGGTTCTCCTGACGACATAACTCAATGATGGGTTCCAATGCGAGTTGCAAGTTACTATTTTTACGACGAGACAGACGGTGTTGAGTTCCCGTTCTCCTGTTGGAGGTTCAAAGCAGATTCCTCGTCGTTCCTCCTCGGAATGACAAATGCATTATGTTATCTCTTGTTTTTATGTTTCGGTGGCGAGAGGTCGGGGGCAAGAATACCCCCGACCATCGGCTTTTTTTGTTTCGGTCGCGATCGGATATCGCAACCGAACTAGAGGTAAATAATCAATACAAAATCTAAAATGCTAAATCAGGAGCGCCCTCACCCTGACCCTCTCCCCCGGGAGAGGGAATAAAAACCGTATTGCCGCACACACATCGGCAAATAATCAATATAATATACTCAATACTAAATCAGAAGAGTCCTGGGATAGGTATATAGCGGCTGAACAGGCTCAACACCCAGAGAAAAGTCGCCATGCCCATAAATGTCTGCGGGAACCCCAGTTTCCAGATGCGCTGGAAGCCGGTCAGGTTGATGTGCGGGTTCTCCTGGTATTTGTCGAGCAGTTCACTGCCCGCAGCAATACCGCTTGCAAGCTGCTTTGAGTTTGGATTCTTGGTCGTGGCATAATATTGAAGCCAACCGCCTATCGATCTCCAGCCGAGCACCACGGCCAGCATCGCCAACAAAACCACAACCTGACTGCTTATCTTGGAAGTC encodes the following:
- a CDS encoding GntR family transcriptional regulator translates to MARESGTASEHIYKEIRSMIERGELKPGMRLIQRDLAKRLSTSNIPIVEAIRRLEHDGLVVSKPNCGAQVVDMSSVEEIESIIMIRSSLEQVAVRLCAVRATDEQRAKLKELAEKYKTSATAGDRDKVRDIDVSIHSFIAKCSGSRILARMISNSRVITNTMYNVYWLPPSKIVPDVHDDLVDAIVSGNADLSAQIAKAHIERSLSVLHRVAEERGVRAQMLGFPPASGSA
- a CDS encoding L-2-amino-thiazoline-4-carboxylic acid hydrolase, with product MKQCFSDAQIADFLRRSYLAVDGLWFLNVEERFSSDDAMDLDESVWSVMYKIQARKAKEILDLAGGDLDDLAKAFQLKLTSEGYDFNVEMGDNELVFTITKCPWYEVLKSSGRTHLSESIADRICGNEFSGWTSELAKGVTFEMCSGMCKNFDTGSVCRLVFRLQMM
- a CDS encoding ankyrin repeat domain-containing protein, which codes for MYSWSERLDIAILNNDIANINRLLHASQAYKTLDKVFIHSGPRKARHNGRLHIAAYSNSVKAAQILIQYGEDVNSRNCIGDTPLHVAARYNAWETADLLISCGAEVDIQNKDSQTPMDIALSCGNHHLAELLMLVQRQSMYG
- the rnk gene encoding nucleoside diphosphate kinase regulator, whose protein sequence is MNKRTIFVTEYDLQRLQTLINNPGRLEHPQPENISSLKNELARARIVAPKDIPPDVVTMNSIVHLADMETGEEEIYTLVFPSDADVAECRISVLAPIGTAMLGYKTGDTFTWPVPGGKRHLMVKEVIYQPEASGDYHL
- the hisC gene encoding histidinol-phosphate transaminase codes for the protein MNYCRECILKLTPYVPGKPIEEVKRELGIDDVIKMASNENPFGPSPKAIEAIKAGAENVSLYPDGSCYELRQALAPFLGVDTDMLFFGAGGDEVIFYLGTAFLEENDEIIQADPTFGEYKAASTIMNCNAHCVAVKDWTHNLDAMLEMVNEHTKIFVITNPNNPTGTLVPADEIERVMDTLPERCIVLLDEAYYEYVDDPNYTRAVQWVKEGRNVLALRTFSKVYGLAGLRIGYGIAPAHITDMLERVRAPFNVNSIAQSAAIASIGDTEQVRRTRELNKRAKEYFYRELDAMGIEYTPTQANFLWIDTGRDCQMVFKELMKRGVIVRTGDIFGCPTHIRVTTGTDEQNERFIKTFKEVLVL
- the aroF gene encoding 3-deoxy-7-phosphoheptulonate synthase; its protein translation is MIIILSPTATDSDLDELLSNLKDRGYGVHLSKGVEKTIVGVIGAHDEAKPMIAEQLSSLAYVEGVIPILKPYKIVGRDFHPDKTIISVRGVDIGGQKIVVMAGPCSIETEEQTLEVAKAVKAAGATILRGGAFKPSTSPYSFHGLGEDALKMLAAAREVTGMPIITEVMDARDIELVSKYADILQIGTRNMANYSLLQELGNVKKPVMLKRGMASTIEEWLQAAEYIASSGNDEIILCERGIRTFETFTRNTFDVSAIPALLGLTHLPIIADPSHGTGKFSLVSPVAKAAIAAGADGLMIEVHPHPEKALKDGPQSLTPANFDTMMKEMSAVARAVGRYV
- a CDS encoding prephenate dehydrogenase; translated protein: MPTAGKDNFIFDTVAIVGVGLIGGSLGMAMKKHDLAGRVIGIGRTEQKLMRAKILGAIDDYSLDLDNGAADADLIVICTPVCLIAPSLKRMASSIKPGAIVTDVGSTKSRVIKEVEAVLPEGIFFVGGHPMAGSEQAGVESASADLFQEATYALTTTENTNLDALGKLAAMADSIGSNVEIMNPDEHDRAVAIISHLPHVISAALLEIAEQSQHESGKVFRLAAGSFRDLTRVSDSPPEIWRDICATNSNALIHAIEKFMQSLDDFKIALESGDEEAISRFFEQASKIRSTYQRICK
- the cmk gene encoding (d)CMP kinase, which codes for MSKPIIAIDGPAGAGKSTVARAVADRLGYLYIDTGAMYRAVALKVIREGIPLSDTAKISALAKRTDIRFEIIDGIQHVFADGEDVTNDIRTPEATRLSSPVSAIQGVRRRLVELQRNMGAEGGIVMEGRDIGTIVFPNAEVKVFLTASVTERARRRVEQQKEMGMDADIEQISAEIRERDLRDSSREHAPLKMAPGAVLLETDSMSAEQVADAIINIHNEKVSKAKSE
- a CDS encoding 1-acyl-sn-glycerol-3-phosphate acyltransferase gives rise to the protein MLYWIGASLSAMVCRIFGRWQVIGRENIPKTGGVMLCGNHVSYIDPPALGARANGRPVHFMAKLELFQIPILGLLIKAVGAFPVKRGTADRAALKKAIELLQSGEVVGMFPEGQRSLDGTLLPAEAGVGMIVLRAKVPVIPVGLINSNKLLPPHSIFPKFTRLKVVYGKPVPLEDLYDKGGREAVEKVGRRIMAAIGELLNKYGDVK
- a CDS encoding endonuclease/exonuclease/phosphatase family protein yields the protein MKSNIRQWFAAASALLCIAVSLCYGLKPDMFAAVTFFPAWVWLVPGIIITVPAFKAKHRRWLFTVFGMWAVFALVFNEEPRSIIRRPGISKAQLQSDVNRGRAVRVITLNCSGGNSKAAAEVRKYRPDIVLLQESPSESDIKRLTRELFGSHGGYTCTADDSILARGHVQPHTPSSDNRLICASAHVKLCSGFELEAISLRLVPPVVRLDLWSPNCWNEYAGNRRIRRDQTKQIANIIAGLPRHLPIIAGGDFNAPAGDDIFEHLCPRMHDTFAEHGVGWGNTVLNDFPVQRVDQIWADKRFHAVSVRAYKTHNSDHRMVVCDLLLH